A window of the Physeter macrocephalus isolate SW-GA chromosome 7, ASM283717v5, whole genome shotgun sequence genome harbors these coding sequences:
- the LOC114486637 gene encoding nascent polypeptide-associated complex subunit alpha, muscle-specific form-like: protein MKDGRTEEDHSRQRVSNFGVPFLLGQFHRDLAERERPAGAVVRRAGGVPAGQGAPPPPRLRVPVSPHGVLAAVSVGRGHRWAPGGSPPPSPSASRYPVAAGSPTCGTPSPRVCRPLGRGTRSLSTTRCRPQGVCGEAGGGGGERRASSEQGAASGGTQQPCRATATDHSCHCGAARGDECHLDPPAGTSVVGGEARTVCRSPVRQGGSSCRQAAPPGLTLAVPPPPPGAQGPACADDPGLGAPRLRGG, encoded by the exons ATGAAGGACGGAAGGACAGAGGAGGACCATAGCCGCCAGCGCGTCTCCAACTTTGGCGTCCCGTTCCTGCTCGGCCAGTTCCACAGGGACCTGGCAGAGCGTGAGCGCCCGGCCGGCGCTGTGGTGAGGAGGGCCGGGGGCGTTCCCGCGGGGCAGGGCGCTCCCCCGCCCCCACGCCTCCGTGTCCCCGTGTCCCCGCACGGCGTCCTCGCCGCTGTGAgcgtggggagggggcacaggtGGGCTCCTGGGGGGTCCCCTCCCCCGTCCCCGTCCGCATCCAGGTACCCTGTTGCTGCAGGCTCGCCCACCTGTGGGACTCCATCCCCGAGGGTGTGCAGGCCTTTGGGGAGGGGGACGCGGAGCCTGTCGACAACCCGTTGCCGCCCCCAAGGGGTCTGTGGggaggcggggggcggcgggggtgaGAGGCGGGCGTCCTCAGAACAGGGTGCGGCCTCGGGGGGGACGCAGCAGCCCTGCCGTGCCACCGCGACTGACCACTCCTGCCACTGCGGAGCTGCCCGCGGGGACGAGTGCCACCTGGACCCCCCGGCCGGCACCTCCGTGGTCGGCGGGGAAGCCAGAACCGTCTGCAGGTCCCCAGTCCGGCAG GGCGGGTCCAGCTGCAGGCAAGCCGCACCGCCGGGGCTCACGTTGGCAGTTCCTCCTCCACCGCCCGGGGCCCAGGGGCCAGCGTGTGCCGATGACCCAGGCCTCGGCGCCCCCAGGCTGCGGGGTGGGTGA